A section of the Ciceribacter thiooxidans genome encodes:
- a CDS encoding DUF922 domain-containing Zn-dependent protease — translation MKIARRLRYLVSAAAILALLGSQATAETIVHKTVSYFQIGGTTAQDLDRELERRGPYTMSTGARHPGATRIRFGGDVTYVESGGRCRVGSAKVTLKTQLVLPKWKNRKRAGKDLALIWDSLSSDIRRHEERHAEIARQYARKLETSLKGLRPHRDCLAMEIKVAETTGRIIDAHDKDQMRFDRIEAANFENRMIRILNYRSKRNP, via the coding sequence ATGAAGATTGCGCGCCGCCTCCGGTATCTCGTTTCCGCCGCGGCAATCCTCGCTCTCCTGGGCAGCCAGGCGACCGCCGAGACGATCGTCCACAAGACGGTCAGCTATTTCCAGATCGGCGGCACCACCGCCCAGGATCTCGACCGCGAACTGGAGCGGCGCGGTCCGTACACGATGTCCACCGGCGCCCGCCATCCCGGCGCAACCCGCATCCGTTTCGGCGGTGACGTGACCTATGTCGAGTCCGGCGGCCGCTGCCGCGTCGGCTCCGCCAAGGTGACGCTGAAGACGCAGCTCGTGCTCCCCAAATGGAAGAACCGCAAGCGGGCCGGAAAAGATCTCGCATTGATCTGGGACTCGCTGTCCAGCGATATTCGCCGACACGAGGAACGGCACGCCGAGATCGCACGCCAGTACGCCCGCAAGCTGGAGACCAGCCTCAAGGGGCTCCGCCCACACCGCGATTGCCTGGCCATGGAGATCAAGGTCGCCGAAACCACCGGCCGGATCATTGATGCGCACGACAAGGATCAGATGCGCTTCGACCGCATCGAGGCAGCGAATTTCGAAAATCGAATGATTCGCATCCTCAACTACCGATCGAAACGAAATCCCTGA
- the folK gene encoding 2-amino-4-hydroxy-6-hydroxymethyldihydropteridine diphosphokinase, whose translation MSDQQEWHRATLGLGGNIGDPVAAMAAALQRLDARDDCRVVAVSRLYRTPPWGKTDQADFYNACAAVETRLSPEALLDACLDIERDMKRVRIERWGPRTIDMDVLTYDGLESRTERLEVPHPRMTERAFVLMPLADIAASMVVYGRSVAAWLKESDRTGITTASDDGEWWR comes from the coding sequence ATGAGCGATCAGCAGGAATGGCACCGGGCGACCCTCGGGCTCGGTGGCAATATTGGCGATCCGGTGGCGGCCATGGCGGCTGCGCTGCAGAGGCTCGATGCCCGTGACGATTGCCGCGTGGTCGCGGTCTCGCGGCTCTATCGCACGCCGCCCTGGGGCAAGACCGACCAGGCGGACTTCTATAATGCCTGTGCAGCGGTCGAGACGCGGCTTTCGCCGGAGGCCTTGCTCGACGCTTGCCTCGATATCGAGCGGGACATGAAGCGGGTGCGGATCGAGCGCTGGGGACCGCGGACGATCGACATGGACGTGCTGACCTATGACGGGCTCGAATCCCGCACGGAGCGGCTCGAAGTCCCGCATCCGCGCATGACCGAGCGAGCCTTCGTGCTGATGCCGCTTGCCGACATCGCGGCTTCGATGGTCGTCTACGGACGTTCCGTCGCGGCATGGCTCAAGGAGAGCGACCGGACCGGGATCACGACTGCCAGCGACGACGGCGAATGGTGGCGCTAA
- a CDS encoding 2Fe-2S iron-sulfur cluster-binding protein has product MTKLNIIAFDGTRFEIDAADGSTVMENAVRNSVPGIEAECGGACACATCHVYVDEAWTDAVGAPSAMEEDMLDFAVDVQPNSRLSCQIKVTPALDGLVVKVPERQG; this is encoded by the coding sequence ATGACCAAGCTGAACATCATCGCGTTCGACGGCACACGTTTCGAGATCGACGCCGCCGATGGCTCCACCGTGATGGAGAACGCGGTCCGCAACTCCGTGCCGGGTATCGAGGCTGAATGCGGTGGCGCGTGCGCCTGCGCAACCTGTCATGTCTATGTCGACGAGGCGTGGACCGATGCGGTCGGAGCACCTTCGGCCATGGAAGAGGACATGCTCGACTTCGCCGTCGACGTGCAGCCGAACTCGCGCCTCTCCTGCCAGATCAAGGTAACGCCGGCGCTGGATGGTCTGGTGGTGAAGGTTCCGGAGCGTCAGGGCTGA
- a CDS encoding ABC transporter permease, which translates to MLKDHSGTAAIEEGSLPDGGRRLMLSGTWRNNTIADVLPSIERLGSDGGAPVELDLSGIDGMDTAGAWLVRRIVTGREASGSTVSLTGGTAGMQELIRALPETVEAPHHDDKKEALFIRVFGPVGVMMAHLWQDTVAMMYVLGSAVRGAQMKLGRGSGVSPASVVNQLDHMGVRAVPIIVLMSFLIGAIIAQQGAFQLRYFGAEIFVVDLVGILQLREIGVLLTAIMIAGRSGSAITAEIGSMKMREEIDALKVIGLNPVGVLVFPRLVALVVALPLLTVVANFAALYGAALVAWGYSGITFDVFTTRLNEAIDYSTLASGMIKAPFMALIIGIVSAVEGMKVGGSAESLGRHVTTSVVKSIFVVILVDGLFAMFYAAIDF; encoded by the coding sequence ATCTTGAAGGATCATTCAGGAACCGCTGCAATCGAAGAAGGCAGCCTGCCGGACGGCGGGCGGCGGCTGATGCTGTCTGGCACCTGGCGCAACAATACGATCGCCGATGTGTTGCCAAGCATCGAGCGCCTGGGCTCCGACGGAGGTGCGCCGGTCGAACTCGATCTCTCGGGCATCGACGGGATGGACACCGCGGGCGCCTGGCTCGTCCGGCGCATCGTCACCGGTCGCGAGGCCAGCGGCAGCACGGTCAGTCTGACGGGTGGCACGGCCGGCATGCAGGAGCTCATCCGGGCGCTGCCCGAGACGGTCGAAGCCCCGCATCACGACGACAAGAAGGAAGCGCTGTTCATCCGGGTCTTCGGGCCTGTCGGTGTTATGATGGCGCATCTCTGGCAGGATACCGTGGCGATGATGTACGTCCTCGGCTCGGCGGTGCGTGGCGCACAGATGAAGCTCGGCCGCGGCTCGGGCGTGTCGCCGGCTTCCGTGGTCAACCAGCTCGACCACATGGGGGTACGGGCCGTTCCGATCATCGTGTTGATGTCCTTTCTGATCGGCGCCATCATCGCCCAGCAGGGGGCGTTTCAGCTGCGCTATTTCGGGGCCGAGATTTTCGTGGTCGACCTTGTCGGTATTCTGCAGCTGCGCGAGATCGGCGTGCTCTTGACGGCGATCATGATCGCCGGCCGTTCGGGAAGTGCAATCACCGCCGAAATCGGCTCGATGAAGATGCGGGAAGAGATAGACGCACTGAAGGTCATCGGTCTCAATCCGGTGGGCGTCCTCGTCTTTCCGCGGCTGGTCGCGCTGGTTGTCGCGCTGCCGCTTCTGACCGTCGTCGCCAATTTTGCGGCGCTCTATGGCGCGGCTCTCGTCGCCTGGGGCTATTCCGGAATCACCTTCGACGTGTTCACGACCCGGCTCAACGAGGCGATCGATTATTCGACTCTCGCCTCCGGCATGATCAAGGCGCCGTTCATGGCGCTGATCATCGGCATCGTCTCGGCGGTCGAGGGCATGAAAGTCGGCGGCAGCGCCGAGTCGCTCGGTCGCCACGTCACGACATCCGTCGTGAAGTCGATCTTCGTCGTCATCCTCGTGGACGGGCTCTTCGCCATGTTCTACGCCGCAATCGACTTCTGA
- a CDS encoding YcjF family protein, protein MTKRPPPHTPDNGRRPAAFAVEPPEQPARTQAQPRTPRSFDHDVAVVAEADDPFLATDDLSEIADTPVATHRPRRFSFAKLALGAFSILISLALGLWIDSLLRDLFTRSDWLGYAALAVLAVGLIALAVAVGREILGVWRLDAVQSLKTEAEAAAAGTRPRAARAIVDRLVKLVSGRPETARGRATLEAARDDVIDAPHLIALAERELLAPLDLKARALILGSAKRVSVVTAVSPRAVVDLAYVLFEVVRLIRAMAELYGGRPGAFGMMRLFRDVLAHLAVTGSIAVGDGLAQQILGHGLASRLSARLGEGVINGLMTARIGIAAMDLCRPLPFRALKRPGIGDFVTDLAPRLTSAPGVRKE, encoded by the coding sequence ATGACCAAAAGACCGCCGCCGCATACGCCCGACAACGGGCGCCGTCCCGCCGCCTTCGCGGTCGAGCCGCCGGAACAGCCGGCGCGGACGCAAGCGCAACCGCGAACGCCCCGAAGCTTCGATCACGACGTCGCGGTGGTCGCAGAAGCGGACGATCCGTTCCTCGCCACAGACGACCTGTCGGAAATAGCCGACACACCGGTCGCGACGCACCGCCCCCGACGCTTCTCCTTCGCAAAGCTGGCACTCGGCGCCTTTTCGATCCTGATCTCGCTGGCGCTCGGGCTCTGGATCGACAGTCTTCTGAGGGATCTCTTCACCCGTTCCGACTGGCTCGGCTACGCTGCTCTCGCCGTCCTCGCTGTCGGGCTGATAGCGCTTGCCGTCGCGGTCGGCCGCGAAATTCTCGGCGTGTGGCGGCTCGATGCCGTCCAGTCGTTGAAGACGGAGGCCGAAGCGGCCGCAGCTGGCACCCGCCCGCGCGCCGCCCGCGCCATCGTCGACCGTCTCGTCAAGCTCGTCTCCGGGCGCCCGGAGACCGCGCGTGGCCGTGCGACGCTGGAAGCGGCCCGCGACGACGTCATCGACGCACCGCACCTGATCGCGCTTGCCGAACGCGAGCTGCTTGCCCCGCTCGATCTCAAGGCGCGTGCGCTGATCCTCGGAAGCGCCAAGCGTGTTTCGGTCGTGACCGCCGTCAGCCCCCGGGCCGTCGTCGACCTCGCCTATGTCCTTTTCGAAGTCGTCCGCCTGATCCGCGCGATGGCCGAGCTCTATGGCGGCCGCCCCGGCGCCTTCGGCATGATGCGGCTCTTCAGGGACGTCCTCGCCCATCTTGCAGTCACCGGATCGATCGCCGTCGGCGACGGGCTCGCACAGCAGATTCTCGGCCACGGGCTGGCCTCGCGGCTCTCGGCACGGCTCGGCGAAGGGGTTATCAACGGGCTGATGACCGCCCGCATCGGCATCGCCGCCATGGATCTCTGCCGGCCCCTGCCGTTCAGGGCTCTGAAACGTCCCGGCATCGGCGACTTCGTCACCGATCTTGCTCCCCGCTTGACTTCGGCTCCCGGCGTCCGCAAGGAATAG
- a CDS encoding ABC-type transport auxiliary lipoprotein family protein produces the protein MGESEFDLRRRRLLWGVALLPLMGAGLAGCGTAPAKNDTFDLTVAANVETKAQAKKRQILIADPSALKALDSEQIMVRVSPSEIQYLAKSQWSDRLPRMVQSKLVEAFENTGRIGGVGKPGQGLAIDYQLVSDIRAFEIDTTGSDRAVVEISLKLVDDRNGTVRAQRVFSASAPAVGASSTSYVRALDRAFAVVTGEMVTWTLTLL, from the coding sequence ATGGGAGAATCGGAATTCGATTTGCGCAGACGGCGCCTCCTGTGGGGCGTGGCGCTTCTGCCTCTGATGGGGGCGGGGCTCGCCGGCTGTGGAACGGCGCCGGCGAAAAACGACACGTTCGATCTCACGGTGGCGGCCAACGTCGAGACGAAGGCGCAGGCGAAGAAGCGCCAGATCCTGATTGCCGATCCTTCCGCCCTGAAGGCTCTGGACAGCGAACAGATCATGGTCCGGGTCTCGCCTTCCGAGATCCAGTATCTCGCCAAATCGCAGTGGAGCGACAGGCTGCCGCGCATGGTTCAGTCGAAACTCGTCGAGGCCTTCGAGAATACCGGCCGGATCGGCGGCGTCGGCAAGCCGGGGCAGGGGCTCGCGATCGACTATCAGCTCGTCAGCGATATCCGCGCCTTCGAGATCGACACGACCGGCAGCGACCGCGCGGTGGTCGAGATTTCCCTGAAGCTGGTTGATGATCGCAACGGCACGGTCAGGGCGCAGAGGGTGTTTTCCGCCAGTGCTCCTGCTGTGGGGGCGTCGAGTACGTCCTATGTCCGCGCGCTCGACCGCGCCTTTGCCGTCGTCACCGGCGAGATGGTCACCTGGACGCTGACGCTGCTCTGA
- a CDS encoding Hpt domain-containing protein — protein sequence MASAGAEISELPSEEGQGAGRSRWRARPVDLVYLAARTRADRAAEMEILQTFVGQMRQCLRSLVPGGDAAANRTAAARLRAAALAVGAFALSASAEAVERNGTDPDAIESVHSRVIEAENFVSGLCR from the coding sequence ATGGCAAGTGCAGGTGCAGAGATATCGGAACTTCCTTCGGAAGAAGGACAGGGTGCGGGACGCTCTCGGTGGCGTGCGAGACCCGTCGACCTCGTCTATCTGGCGGCGAGGACGCGCGCCGACCGCGCGGCCGAAATGGAGATCCTGCAGACCTTTGTCGGACAAATGCGGCAATGCCTGCGGTCGCTGGTGCCGGGTGGCGATGCGGCCGCCAACAGGACGGCTGCGGCAAGGCTGAGGGCGGCCGCCCTCGCTGTCGGCGCGTTTGCGCTTTCGGCGAGCGCCGAAGCAGTCGAGAGAAACGGAACGGATCCCGATGCGATCGAATCCGTCCATTCCCGCGTCATCGAAGCGGAGAATTTCGTCTCCGGCCTCTGCCGTTGA
- a CDS encoding ABC transporter ATP-binding protein has translation MNEASAAPATQERETVLSVRGLTVGFGDNIVLDNLDLDVYRGEILGFVGASGVGKSVLMRTVLRLLPRRAGSIRILGADYDRVSETERMNLDTRLGVLFQHGALFSALTVKENIQLPMREYLDLPQWLMDELAYLKISLVGLDRDAADKYPSELSGGMTKRAALARALALDPDLVFLDEPTSGLDPIGAAEFDELIAQLRDTLGLTVYMVTHDLDSLFSVCDRIAVLGQKRVLVEGTLDDMLACDDEWVKTYFRGKRARSIPRPGHSGDNPVK, from the coding sequence ATGAACGAAGCCTCCGCAGCACCGGCAACGCAGGAGAGGGAAACGGTCCTGTCGGTCCGCGGCCTTACCGTCGGCTTCGGCGACAACATCGTCCTCGACAATCTCGATCTCGACGTCTATCGCGGCGAAATCCTCGGATTTGTCGGGGCCTCCGGCGTGGGCAAGTCGGTTCTTATGCGCACCGTGCTGCGGCTGCTGCCGCGGCGCGCCGGCAGCATCCGCATTCTCGGCGCCGACTACGACAGGGTCAGCGAAACGGAACGGATGAACCTCGACACCCGTCTCGGCGTGCTCTTCCAGCACGGCGCGCTGTTCTCGGCGCTCACCGTCAAGGAGAACATCCAGCTTCCGATGCGCGAATATCTCGACCTGCCGCAGTGGCTGATGGACGAGCTCGCCTATCTCAAGATCAGTCTGGTCGGCCTCGATCGCGATGCCGCCGACAAGTATCCCTCCGAGCTTTCCGGCGGGATGACCAAGCGCGCGGCACTGGCCCGCGCCCTGGCGCTCGATCCCGACCTCGTCTTCCTCGACGAGCCGACCTCCGGCCTCGACCCGATCGGGGCGGCGGAGTTCGATGAACTGATCGCCCAGCTTCGCGATACGCTGGGGCTCACCGTCTACATGGTGACGCACGACCTCGACAGTCTGTTTTCTGTGTGCGACCGCATCGCGGTGCTCGGGCAGAAGCGGGTCTTGGTCGAGGGAACGTTAGACGATATGCTCGCCTGCGACGACGAATGGGTGAAAACCTATTTCAGGGGCAAGCGGGCTCGATCCATCCCACGGCCGGGACATTCCGGCGACAATCCGGTGAAGTGA
- the folP gene encoding dihydropteroate synthase — protein MTVQADRTDWLLAHGRRLDLARGRLMAIVNVTPDSFSDGGQHFGAESAVAHALQCLEEGADILDIGGESTRPGAAEVSPAEEQDRILPVIERLVRESDALISVDTYRAETARLAIAAGAHIVNDVHGLQREPDIAKVAADTGAGLCIMHTGRGREKLPDMIEDQFAFLNRSLEIAEAAGIARGAIVLDPGFGFAKETEAENVELMARLDELKAFGLPLLVGTSRKRFLGTITGRSTPERDPATAATTVLLRMKGAAVFRVHNVAINRDMLAVTDAILEAERQVKAGER, from the coding sequence GTGACAGTTCAGGCAGACAGGACGGACTGGCTTCTCGCCCACGGGCGGCGCCTCGATCTCGCGCGCGGGCGGCTTATGGCCATCGTCAACGTCACGCCCGACTCCTTTTCCGATGGCGGCCAGCATTTCGGCGCCGAGAGCGCGGTCGCCCATGCGCTGCAATGCCTGGAAGAGGGGGCGGACATTCTCGACATCGGCGGCGAGTCCACCCGGCCCGGTGCTGCCGAAGTCTCGCCCGCGGAGGAGCAGGACCGCATTCTCCCGGTGATCGAGCGGCTCGTGCGGGAGAGTGACGCGCTGATTTCGGTCGACACCTACCGTGCGGAGACGGCGCGGCTCGCGATCGCCGCCGGTGCGCACATCGTCAACGACGTGCACGGACTGCAGCGGGAGCCGGATATCGCAAAGGTGGCGGCGGACACGGGGGCAGGGCTCTGCATCATGCATACGGGACGCGGTCGCGAGAAGCTCCCGGACATGATCGAGGATCAGTTCGCTTTCCTCAATCGCTCGCTGGAGATCGCCGAGGCCGCCGGCATCGCCCGCGGCGCGATCGTTCTTGATCCGGGATTCGGGTTCGCCAAGGAAACCGAAGCGGAGAATGTCGAACTCATGGCTCGCCTCGACGAACTGAAGGCTTTCGGCCTGCCGCTTCTCGTCGGTACCTCCCGCAAGCGGTTCCTCGGGACGATCACCGGCCGCAGTACGCCGGAGCGTGATCCGGCGACCGCGGCGACGACCGTGCTGCTGAGGATGAAGGGGGCAGCCGTTTTCCGCGTCCATAATGTCGCGATCAACAGGGACATGCTCGCCGTCACCGATGCCATTCTGGAGGCGGAACGGCAGGTGAAGGCGGGGGAACGGTGA